From a single Armigeres subalbatus isolate Guangzhou_Male unplaced genomic scaffold, GZ_Asu_2 Contig491, whole genome shotgun sequence genomic region:
- the LOC134204257 gene encoding uncharacterized protein LOC134204257 produces the protein MSCLGDCSELGPPPDMILSMPPPPLSSFLLPRNAIAPQPPNNSLSCIAAFMCETTLKPNGMESGMEFIELSGNGMDDTWVFVLVSSCVGVLLLGALLAMVLIKCRDAYNYSYHDSNLKHPPLSSLNEPQLGSTKSGFMPGTILYPTNHQLPQDNRTLWATLTPHGTTQHFISDSYYNPEDHYEVIDYGHKHEQYIPSNQNTIVKNKNSFENSGFVDYDYEDPTPLMESYQNFDDMDSGYQEPQEVVGSLNRNRSIVSSPTRIENPNLAPLNLYPTHRSNGTLNKKNATLSRRISDIKN, from the exons ATGAGTTGTCTGGGCGATTGCTCCGAATTGGGGCCACCGCCCGATATGATACTGTCGATGCCTCCGCCACCGTTGTCGTCGTTCCTGTTGCCACGGAATGCAATTGCACCGCAACCGCCCAACAATTCGTTGTCCTGCATAGCGGCATTCATGTGCGAAACAACTCTTAAACCGAATGGTATGGAGTCTGGGATGGAGTTTATCGAGCTTTCAGGAAATG GAATGGATGATACATGGGTTTTCGTGCTTGTTTCATCATGCGTTGGAGTTCTACTGTTGGGAGCTTTGTTGGCCATGGTTTTGATCAAATGCAGAGA TGCATACAACTATTCATATCATGATAGCAATTTGAAGCATCCACCTTTGTCTTCACTGAACGAGCCTCAACTAGGCTCTACCAAGTCCGGATTTATGCCGGGAACCATTCTCTATCCAACTAACCATCAGCTTCCCCAGGATAATCGTACCCTTTGGGCAACACTAACCCCACATGGCACTACGCAACATTTTATCTCTGACTCGTACTATAATCCGGAAGATCATTACGAAGTCATCGACTACGGCCACAAGCACGAACAGTATATCCCATCGAACCAAAACACAATCGTCAAGAACAAGAATTCGTTCGAAAACTCCGGCTTTGTTGATTACGATTACGAAGACCCAACGCCTTTGATGGAATCTTACCAAAACTTTGATGATATGGACTCGGGCTACCAAGAACCGCAAGAAGTAGTTGGCTCACTCAACCGAAATCGCTCGATCGTATCGTCTCCAACCCGTATCGAAAACCCTAACTTGGCCCCGTTGAACCTGTATCCGACGCACCGCAGCAACGGAACGCTCAATAAAAAGAATGCAACGCTCAGCCGACGCATCAGTGATATCAAGAACTAA
- the LOC134204262 gene encoding sodium-coupled monocarboxylate transporter 1-like isoform X1: MEKDGQMVVEKVLHPASSTNHIPSTTDLSVISTMITSVIGEASMIPNSAPSSTGTLYTTSTKSSTVFAIFSFADTTTPYPAIIEKEVSSGDLNFSVFDYVIFFSMLLISTIIGVYFGFLSKVKQDNTKEYLLGGKAMSKFPISASLIATHVSGITLLGLPTELYGHGSQYWLCVIAAFPVYILMRKIYLPVFYDLQVTSVFTYLENRFDHKVRSAASFIYAFACIIYIPIVVYVPALAFSQVTGINLHLITPLICIVCTFYTTVGGLRAVVWTDTLQFIMMIGATLAIISLGLVSVGGFTHVWEAAEQGGRLVFFNMNPDPFIRSSFWTVTLGLSTIWIGTLGVSQGCVQRFLAVPDLKIAKKTLIIFTGGMIFIKSCSCFMGLLMYAKYEACDPYSIGKINKLDQILPYYVMDVGAKIPGLPGFFVSGIFSAALSTLSSVLNTLAGTIYEDFIRRHFPSSSEKTASKVMKALVVILGIIVIALVFVAEKMGEVMHMAISLSGVTSGTLLGLFSSGMLTSTINTKGAIYGAVLSMIATGSILIGAQLYPQHPFMPFRTDGCDVNLLHNATLVSTPLATVQNDVPRIFKLSFMYYSLFGVVVYFLVAYTVSIMTGRTEIKDQRLLAPFMRDLEQYETAETLRKQNIHFTETTLMLNELETGSNKM, from the exons ATGGAAAAGGATGGACAAATGGTGGTCGAAAAAGTTTTACATCCAGCCAGTTCCACAAATCATATACCTAGTACCACTGATCTATCAGTTATCAGCACAATGATTACTAGTGTAATAGGCGAAGCTTCGATGATTCCAAATTCTGCACCATCTTCCACGGGTACGCTCTATACTACTTCCACCAAAAGTTCCACGGTGTTCGCGATCTTCAGTTTTGCAGATACAACCACTCCTTACCCAGCAATAATCGAGAAAGAAGTTAGCAGTGGAGATTTGAATTTCTCCGTGTTTGATTATGTGATATTCTTCTCGATGCTCTTGATTTCAACAATCATAGGAGTATACTTTGGCTTTCTGTCCAAGGTCAAACAAGATAATACCAAAGAATACTTGCTCGGTGGGAAAGCAATGAGCAAGTTTCCTATATCAGCTTCACTGATTGCAAC GCATGTTTCTGGGATCACCCTGCTTGGACTGCCCACAGAACTGTATGGCCATGGATCACAATACTGGTTGTGTGTTATCGCTGCATTTCCG gTCTACATTCTTATGAGGAAAATCTATTTGCCAGTGTTTTATGATCTGCAGGTAACGTCAGTATTCACATATTTGGAAAACCGATTCGATCACAAGGTACGATCGGCGGCAAGTTTTATCTACGCATTCGCTTGCATAATTTACATCCCAATTGTGGTGTATGTACCAGCTTTAGCTTTCAGTCAAGTTACTGGCATAAACCTGCATCTGATCACCCCTTTGATATGCATTGTTTGCACCTTCTATACTACAGTAGGAGGACTACGAGCCGTCGTTTGGACAGACACACTGCAGTTCATAATGATGATTGGAGCAACGCTAGCTATCATATCCCTCGGGCTCGTCAGTGTGGGAGGTTTCACCCACGTCTGGGAAGCAGCAGAACAAGGTGGACGCTTGGTGTTTTTCAA CATGAATCCCGATCCTTTTATACGTTCATCGTTCTGGACGGTTACTTTAGGGCTATCCACCATATGGATCGGAACTTTGGGTGTAAGCCAAGGCTGCGTTCAACGGTTCCTCGCTGTTCCTGActtgaaaatagccaagaagacTCTGATCATCTTCACTGGTGGGATGATCTTTATCAAAAGCTGTTCTTGCTTTATGGGATTACTAATGTATGCAAAGTACGAAGCGTGTGATCCATACTCAATCGGAAAAATCAACAAGTTGGATCAAATCTTACCATACTATGTGATGGATGTTGGAGCAAAAATTCCAGGACTTCCTGGATTTTTCGTGTCGGGAATTTTCTCTGCAGCACTATCAACTCTGTCGTCGGTTCTTAACACTCTAGCAGGAACGATCTACGAAGACTTCATTCGACGCCATTTTCCAAGCTCAAGTGAAAAAACCGCAAGCAAGGtgatgaaggctttggttgtaATACTCGGAATCATCGTCATTGCTCTGGTGTTTGTTGCAGAGAAAATGGGTGAAGTTATGCATATGGCCATTTCGCTATCAGGAGTTACGTCAGGCACTCTGTTGGGATTGTTCTCATCCGGTATGCTTACCTCTACGATAAACACTAAAGGAGCCATATATGGAGCTGTCCTGTCAATGATTGCAACCGGTTCAATCCTCATCGGTGCACAATTGTACCCGCAACATCCATTCATGCCGTTCCGAACCGATGGATGTGATGTTAATCTTCTTCATAATGCAACGCTAGTTTCCACACCTTTAGCAACGGTTCAGAATGATGTCCCGCGCATATTTAAACTCAGCTTTATGTACTATTCGTTATTTGGTGTTGTGGTGTACTTTTTAGTGGCATACACGGTGAGCATCATGACGGGGCGAACAGAGATCAAGGACCAGCGGTTGTTGGCACCATTCATGCGTGATCTGGAGCAATACGAGACAGCGGAAACTCTGAGGAAACAAAATATCCATTTTACGGAGACTACCCTGATGCTGAATGAGCTGGAAACGGGATCGAATAAAATGTAG
- the LOC134204262 gene encoding sodium-coupled monocarboxylate transporter 1-like isoform X2 yields MEKDGQMVVEKVLHPASSTNHIPSTTDLSVISTMITSVIGEASMIPNSAPSSTGTLYTTSTKSSTVFAIFSFADTTTPYPAIIEKEVSSGDLNFSVFDYVIFFSMLLISTIIGVYFGFLSKVKQDNTKEYLLGGKAMSKFPISASLIATHVSGITLLGLPTELYGHGSQYWLCVIAAFPVTSVFTYLENRFDHKVRSAASFIYAFACIIYIPIVVYVPALAFSQVTGINLHLITPLICIVCTFYTTVGGLRAVVWTDTLQFIMMIGATLAIISLGLVSVGGFTHVWEAAEQGGRLVFFNMNPDPFIRSSFWTVTLGLSTIWIGTLGVSQGCVQRFLAVPDLKIAKKTLIIFTGGMIFIKSCSCFMGLLMYAKYEACDPYSIGKINKLDQILPYYVMDVGAKIPGLPGFFVSGIFSAALSTLSSVLNTLAGTIYEDFIRRHFPSSSEKTASKVMKALVVILGIIVIALVFVAEKMGEVMHMAISLSGVTSGTLLGLFSSGMLTSTINTKGAIYGAVLSMIATGSILIGAQLYPQHPFMPFRTDGCDVNLLHNATLVSTPLATVQNDVPRIFKLSFMYYSLFGVVVYFLVAYTVSIMTGRTEIKDQRLLAPFMRDLEQYETAETLRKQNIHFTETTLMLNELETGSNKM; encoded by the exons ATGGAAAAGGATGGACAAATGGTGGTCGAAAAAGTTTTACATCCAGCCAGTTCCACAAATCATATACCTAGTACCACTGATCTATCAGTTATCAGCACAATGATTACTAGTGTAATAGGCGAAGCTTCGATGATTCCAAATTCTGCACCATCTTCCACGGGTACGCTCTATACTACTTCCACCAAAAGTTCCACGGTGTTCGCGATCTTCAGTTTTGCAGATACAACCACTCCTTACCCAGCAATAATCGAGAAAGAAGTTAGCAGTGGAGATTTGAATTTCTCCGTGTTTGATTATGTGATATTCTTCTCGATGCTCTTGATTTCAACAATCATAGGAGTATACTTTGGCTTTCTGTCCAAGGTCAAACAAGATAATACCAAAGAATACTTGCTCGGTGGGAAAGCAATGAGCAAGTTTCCTATATCAGCTTCACTGATTGCAAC GCATGTTTCTGGGATCACCCTGCTTGGACTGCCCACAGAACTGTATGGCCATGGATCACAATACTGGTTGTGTGTTATCGCTGCATTTCCG GTAACGTCAGTATTCACATATTTGGAAAACCGATTCGATCACAAGGTACGATCGGCGGCAAGTTTTATCTACGCATTCGCTTGCATAATTTACATCCCAATTGTGGTGTATGTACCAGCTTTAGCTTTCAGTCAAGTTACTGGCATAAACCTGCATCTGATCACCCCTTTGATATGCATTGTTTGCACCTTCTATACTACAGTAGGAGGACTACGAGCCGTCGTTTGGACAGACACACTGCAGTTCATAATGATGATTGGAGCAACGCTAGCTATCATATCCCTCGGGCTCGTCAGTGTGGGAGGTTTCACCCACGTCTGGGAAGCAGCAGAACAAGGTGGACGCTTGGTGTTTTTCAA CATGAATCCCGATCCTTTTATACGTTCATCGTTCTGGACGGTTACTTTAGGGCTATCCACCATATGGATCGGAACTTTGGGTGTAAGCCAAGGCTGCGTTCAACGGTTCCTCGCTGTTCCTGActtgaaaatagccaagaagacTCTGATCATCTTCACTGGTGGGATGATCTTTATCAAAAGCTGTTCTTGCTTTATGGGATTACTAATGTATGCAAAGTACGAAGCGTGTGATCCATACTCAATCGGAAAAATCAACAAGTTGGATCAAATCTTACCATACTATGTGATGGATGTTGGAGCAAAAATTCCAGGACTTCCTGGATTTTTCGTGTCGGGAATTTTCTCTGCAGCACTATCAACTCTGTCGTCGGTTCTTAACACTCTAGCAGGAACGATCTACGAAGACTTCATTCGACGCCATTTTCCAAGCTCAAGTGAAAAAACCGCAAGCAAGGtgatgaaggctttggttgtaATACTCGGAATCATCGTCATTGCTCTGGTGTTTGTTGCAGAGAAAATGGGTGAAGTTATGCATATGGCCATTTCGCTATCAGGAGTTACGTCAGGCACTCTGTTGGGATTGTTCTCATCCGGTATGCTTACCTCTACGATAAACACTAAAGGAGCCATATATGGAGCTGTCCTGTCAATGATTGCAACCGGTTCAATCCTCATCGGTGCACAATTGTACCCGCAACATCCATTCATGCCGTTCCGAACCGATGGATGTGATGTTAATCTTCTTCATAATGCAACGCTAGTTTCCACACCTTTAGCAACGGTTCAGAATGATGTCCCGCGCATATTTAAACTCAGCTTTATGTACTATTCGTTATTTGGTGTTGTGGTGTACTTTTTAGTGGCATACACGGTGAGCATCATGACGGGGCGAACAGAGATCAAGGACCAGCGGTTGTTGGCACCATTCATGCGTGATCTGGAGCAATACGAGACAGCGGAAACTCTGAGGAAACAAAATATCCATTTTACGGAGACTACCCTGATGCTGAATGAGCTGGAAACGGGATCGAATAAAATGTAG